From the genome of Oryza glaberrima chromosome 1, OglaRS2, whole genome shotgun sequence:
tttgtatgaaaaatattgttatatttttatataaacttcggCAGTACATCATATAGCGTTGGACGGGACAATTTATTTTTACCAATATTGTAGTATATCTGAAAGGCTTAGAGTAGTAAGAAAATACATAAttcacatcatcaatataattGAAGATCACtcgttttagtttttttaccaATTGATCTGAAGAAGAGCTGTCATCAATAAAATTGAAGATCACtcgttttagtttttttaccaATTGTTCTGAAGAAGAGCTGTTTTTAGAGTTGTAAATGTTTAGGGGTGAAATGCAAGCCCCGGCAAAACGATGAATTTCAAAAAATTCAGCACAAATCGGATGGTTTGGCCGTTTGGGAGATGAATCAAAGGGATGAATCCAAGCAAATGCAAAACATAAGCGCAGGTATCATATTAGAGTCACAGTGAATATGTGCATGTGACTAGCAGTAAGCCAGTAAATCAAAGGGGACGCCGACGAAGATAACCGGAAACCATACGAGCATATAAAAATCAATAGCTAAACGATGCTTCAGGCTCAAACAAAGAACAGATGAACGAAACGAGCTGGAGTcatcaaagaaacaaacaaaacattGGCGCCTCAAAATCGGAGAAAATAGCTCAGCACAGTACTTCCCCCTTAACAGAAGCAAAAATCTGACAAGGCATGGTTTTTACCAACACAATCTTAAGTTAACAATATAAAGAGCGCACTTTAAACATAGCAAGGAACCATCTTCTTGAGCATCTAAAGCCTTCATTCTTGAGCATCTAAAGCCTTTCATTCTGTCTATTCCATGCTTGCCAACCAAGATGTACCAGTAATCTAAGacctcggcttctccttcttctccttgaAGAGAGCAAGGAGAGACACACCAGAGACCTTGACGACCTTGAACCGGACACCAGGAATATCTCCCACAGCATGGCCCTTACGACCAAATCCAGCAATCAACACCTCGTCCTGGATAATGACATGAGAAATAAGTACAGGTGACACAGCAAACATTCAAGAAGTTCAGGATAAAGAATGTACATTTTCCTCAATGAAGTTCAGGCAACCGTCATTGGGCACAAAGGCAGCAATCTTCTTCCCATTCTTCACAAGCTGCACACGAGCACACTTACGGATGGCAGAGTTGGGCTGCTTGGCCTCAATACCACTGCAATAGAGCCATCAAATTTCTCACATTAGCATAAACTCACAAGGCAAAGGGTGACAAAACCATATTATAGTTTCTACATACATCTTCTCCAGAACGATGCCCTTGGCATGAGATGACCCAGCAAAGGGTTTCTTCCACTCATTACCCAAGTGGCTCTTCTTGTAGGCCTTGTCTGCCCATCTCTGGTTCCTGCGGTGGGTCTTGAGCTTGCGCCCAGCTCCCATACCACGTGTCTTCCTGCATTTTGAAGAATTCATGGTTCATGCAACTATATTAAAACAAGATTATGGTGTACAAGTCGACGGTTTGACATATAGTGCGGTGCTAGAAAAGAACGTGTGCAGAATGAAAAGGGATGAAATGAACAATTGAAAGAGACATGACATCCAAATACAGACTAATAGCAAAAGCATAAGAAAGTGTTCTTTGATGACCATAATATGTAAATTTGCCATCAGAAGTCGATAGTTGTTTGCAAAGTGATGGGCTTAGCATAAACCACAAAAAGATTTGACAGCTAAGCGCGATTCCTTTAAACAACAAAAATGATAACAGCGTGTATGCTAACATGCATAACCTCCCAGATCCAAGTAAATTGATATAAGAAATTCTGATTACACAGCAGCAACGGATTGATATCGCTTATGAATAAGTTTAGTGTTGACGGTTTATAATCTGATCAGCACTGGACCGTCAATAAGCTGAGTTCCATCATCACACGCAAATTTACCAAAATACAAGTATGACGCATACAAAAATCAAGTGGTATATTCAAGCATCCAGCTACGAGGGAACTCGACTAAACCATTCCAGATCGCTAAACCTATACAGACAAAATCCACCGCAGGAGAGTGACAGCGAGCTTACCCCATGTTGACGGAAGGGCAGCGAAGATCTCcaaggaggcgaggcggcggcggctgcggcggcgaggggagcgcGAGCTGGAAGCGGCGAGGGGAGCGCGAgctgggagcggcggcggctgcaatagaggagagagatagcGGAAAGGGCAGAGAAGCTATTTATTTGCGGCGGCGTAGCTGTCTAGGGTTTGCTAATGGGCCTTCCTGCTTCAAGATCCGTGCTGGATGGACGACGGCCCAGATGTTGAGAAGTGGATCGCGGGAAGTGATAGAATCCAACGGTGGACCTGGCATGCCACGTGGAGAATGGACGTATAGCACGATTTTTTCCATTATTTGATAGTAATATGTTCATGCTAAATGTTATGGTGCAATCTTatttgttaacaaatatattttttaaaccgGAGATGGTCTGGTatgaatgaatgaatatatAAAAGAAAGGCTATATCCAGAGCTCAGTGGATTTTTTATGTGCAGATCTCTCAATTATAACTCATGTCATgcacggatttttttttttgagcttgtgataaaatattttattttaggataatGTCACATATCTCTATTATTGTTTGCCAcacatttgataaatattttattttagaattagtTTGTATTCATATTGAAGCCGCCCATTCTAAAGCACTACAGTGTGATTTATGTCACATGGCCCTTTTTTTGCGTGGTGTGATAAAATAGTTTATTTTGGGATCATGTCACACTTTTATATGGGTGCGTTTAATAATTAGTctattttaggattttttttaattcctattCAAATGGGCAGTCTAATTTAATTTTGTTATGTGTATAAGCATAATGTATATTGAGACATGTAGGTAGTATATATTATCGTGGGAGATGCAGCGACGTGCGCGCATTCACTCCCCAAAGTCGTGCATGATCGCGTGAGAAATTAAAAGGTTGGaggttttaaaagttgaattGAAAATTTCAATTTGTTGTGTACAATTTTGAAAACGAGACCATAGAATTTTTAACTTAATACTGGAGTAAAAAATGTCAAGTTAATAGTTTTCACAATGTATAACAATTGTTTGTCGTCTTGTTAACGTCTTCTTTCAAGATCTACATGGCTCGACTACTATTTTTTGTCGATGGCAAAATTAGATATTGAGAGAGACACGTGTTATATAGTCATGTGATCAGCGACACATGTAGTACGAGATGATCGGGAGAAGATAATCACACGATATTCCACCTGAATGGTGATGATATGCTGGACAAAACAAGAGTACGTTATAGAGTAACATTCCGATCAACAATTTACAATGTTGTTCATATTACCTTCTAAGATGGCTATGTGGTATTGCACATTAGGAAACTTAAATGAGTGGTTTTGAATAATTAATATAGCATGTTTACATATTGTTAATCATTGGTGATCAATTTATACTATAGATACCATAATGGTATTATATCTACACCAATTGTAGGTGAGAGCAAAAAATGGggcaaaagcaaaaaaaaaaaaggaggaaattttaacatatatgtGCAGCATATACATCATATGGTCAAACTTATTCAACTTATATGCAAACTAGATAAATCCACTTTATAAAACCATCTTATGGTGTTATATTAACGGTATCATATAGTTTGGGAGGTCGGATGTCCAATTTCAAAGTGCAGGTGTTTGGTAAActtttaatcaaaattcaagGGGGAGTTTAGACTTACCGAAAACTATCAATTTACATTAACTAATGTCATAAAGGGGACATGAAATATCACTGTTTATATCTTTACCAATTGATCTGAAAGCAGCGTTTGCGATCTTTGTTTCGGATATTTTCAATTGATCTGAAAGCCGCGTTtgtaatcttgttttggtgaggTAAGCACCCGGAAGATGACTAATGTCACATAATAACCCGGTGGTTTGAGAGAGCCTCTAAATTTAGGCAACAAAATTCCAATTTTCGTCGACCAAATTCGATGATATGCAAACGAACCCAAGTAAATGACATGCGTTCATTCTGATGATTCCTGCAGCACCACTTCTATCTGTACTCTAGAGTACCACATAGTTGGCCTAAATATGTATTAGCCACAGGTAACTCCAAAGAGTAGCAATTCGCAGTGAACAGAGCTAAGCCGAACAATACCTCAAGGGTCAAGGATCCTCAAACACAAACACAGATAAACATTGGCAACTAAGATAAAAACTCAGCATAGTACTTTCCCTCGACAGAAGCAAAATCTGATGACAAGGCATGGTTTTTACCAACACAATCTTAAGTTAACAATATAGAGAGTGCACTTTAAACATAGCAAGGAACCATCTTCTTGAGCATCTAAAGCCTTCATTCTGTCTATTCCATGCTTGCCAACCAAGATGTACCAGTAATCTAAGacctcggcttctccttcttctccttgaAGAGAGCAAGGAGAGACACACCAGAGACCTTGACGACCTTGAATCGGACACCAGGAATATCTCCCACAGCATGGCCCTTACGACCAAATCCAGCAATCAACACCTCATCCTGGATAATGACATGAGAAATAAGTACAGGTGACAGAGCAAACATTCGAGAAAGTGCAGGATGAAGAATGTACATTTTCCTCAATGAAGTTCAGGCAACCGTCATTGGGCACAAAGGCAGCAATCTTCTTCCCATTCTTCACAAGCTGCACACGAGCACACTTACGGATGGCAGAGTTGGGCTGCTTGGCCTCAATACCACTGCAATAGAGCCATCAAATTTCTCACATTAGCATAAACTCACAAGGTAAAGGGTGACAAAACCATATTATAGTTTCTACATACATCTTCTCCAGAACGATGCCCTTGGCATGAGATGACCCAGCAAAGGGTTTCTTCCACTCATTACCCAAGTGGCTCTTCTTGTAGGCCTTGTCTGCCCATCTCTGGTTCCTGCGGTGGGTCTTGAGCTTGCGCCCAGCTCCCATACCACGTGTCTTCCTGCATTTTGAAGAATTCATGGTCAATGCAACTATATTAAAACAATATTATGATCTACAATTCGATGGTTGACATATAACATAGTGCTAGAAAAGAACGCGTGCACAGTGTAAAGGGATGAAATGAATAATTGAAAGGGGTATGCCATCCAGATACAGACTATTAGCAAGCATAATAAACAGTGTTCTTTGATGAACATAATATGTAATAAATTTGCCATCAGAAGTCGATAGTTGTTTGCAAAGTCAGGCTTAAGATTTGACAGCTAAACAAATGGCGATTCCTTTAAACAATAAAAATGATAACAGTGTATGCTACCATGCATAACCTCCCAGATCCAAGTAAATTGATCCAAGAAATTCTGATTAAACAGCAGCAACGGATTGATATCGCTTATGAATATGTTTAGTGCTGACGGTTTATAATCTGATCAGCACTGGACCGTCAATAAGCTTAGTTCCATCACACGCAAATTTACCAATTTACAAGTATTGCGCATACAAAACTCAAGTGGTATATTCAAGCATCCAGCTTCCAGATCGCTAAACCTAAACAGACGAAATCCATCGCAGGAGAGTGACGGGGAGCTTACCCCATGTTGGCGGAAGGGCAGCGAAGATCtccgaggaggcgaggcggcggcggcggcggcggcggcgaggggagcacgagctgggagcggcggcggcggcaatagAGGAGAGGGATAGGGGTAAGGGCAGCGAAGCTATTTATTTGCGGTGGCGTTGCTGTCTAGGGTTTGCTAATGGGCCTTCCTGCTTCAAGATCCGTGCTGGATGGACGACGGCCCAGATGTTGAGAAGTGGATCGCGGGAGTTTCTGGGCCTCATATTTTTCGCTTttgtttatacttatcagccaaaatttaaatttcgaagtttattttttagtatttgtttttagattgctaagaacacgtatataaacattttatacacaaattatttttcatttaagaATTATGAGTCCTTTATTTGTAGCATTAGTTGTGcacgttaaatatttaaatgCCTAATTACTAGTCGCTTTGTTTCAACTACGACTATCTCTCGTATATAATATTACTAGATGACTACCCACCGTGTGCTGCGgaaaattaagttgcataatatgtacaaataagacataatttgattatcaaaactaaaaTAATTTGATATAATTTtgagactaaaaataattgatattgcatgtttttaagagagaagaaagaagagacaatttagaccatagatctatcatccaaaggctagaaataattgaggtgatgtagcttaatgagagaagagagaaatagcattatctacacttagtggggatgaactaggATTCTTGGTTTGTATCTAAGTGCATCTAATTTTGAACGTAGTTATCGTTATTTTTTTGCTTGTTAAAATTGTTTGCATGCCTTTCATTAAACTAAAGTTGTGAAAAGTTTTGACGAAAATCAATGCAATGTGGAACTGGCGCCTAACTTAAGATCAAGCATTAAGGCGCATGATCCTTATAGTTCTATCGGAGGTGCGGTTCCTTATTGTGCAGGGATACGCACCTACGCTCCCTATAATAGAAATATTTGTTAGTGGTTAATTTAGTTCGAACAAGAAAGTGAATcagtgatatgggcccggggtacCCCCATACAAAGGGAGGAAGCCGCCCCAAACCCACGTGCCGCCCCTCCTCCGGGAGGGGGGTGTTGAAGTGGTGGCTGCTTCCGAGTTAGGACCCCCTCCTCGCTCTGATTCGTGTGTGCGCCTTGGGCAGGCGTTCCCAGCGCCCAACTACTGTGTTTAATGAGGTCCCGCCGGCCGTGGCACGCTGCATTTAATGTGGCGAGCATGCGCACTGACAGGCCACTAGCAGTAGGAATGACGAATGTGACAGCGGACAGGCATAGGACAGGGCGCTGTCTGCACATGCCTACTGCTAGCAGGGGACATGGCCTACGTCTACCCTGTCCCGTCGCCATTGATGaggttttttttcctctcactTGGACTCGGTCCAGCTTTTCTCTGCACAGGTCCGTTCAAGAGATCTCTACCCCTTGGTGGGGCTGGACGCCCAAAAGTCGTCGATAGTTAAGAAGGAATGACATAGGCATCCACCCGTACTGCTCAGCATGATGGGATGGGGCCCATGTCGCGGTAAGGTGCGCATGGCTTCACACGTCGGGAGGACGAGAGACACATTAATTACCTATAGAGAATGTTTTCCTTTCCCTTGAAGCTAAGTCTTGGGCCTTTTGTGGTAACCCCTTAAGATATAAAAGGAGATCCATGCCTGAGGGGAAGGAGAGGCCGAAGAAAAGAAAGCACTTGTATTCTCCCAGCATAATCAACCAcacataggagtagggtattac
Proteins encoded in this window:
- the LOC127760745 gene encoding 40S ribosomal protein S23 isoform X2, with protein sequence MGKTRGMGAGRKLKTHRRNQRWADKAYKKSHLGNEWKKPFAGSSHAKGIVLEKIGIEAKQPNSAIRKCARVQLVKNGKKIAAFVPNDGCLNFIEENDEVLIAGFGRKGHAVGDIPGVRFKVVKVSGVSLLALFKEKKEKPRS
- the LOC127760745 gene encoding 40S ribosomal protein S23 isoform X1 — its product is MGKTRGMGAGRKLKTHRRNQRWADKAYKKSHLGNEWKKPFAGSSHAKGIVLEKIGIEAKQPNSAIRKCARVQLVKNGKKIAAFVPNDGCLNFIEENDEVLIAGFGRKGHAVGDIPGVRFKVVKVSGVSLLALFKEKKEKPRS